Part of the Lycium ferocissimum isolate CSIRO_LF1 chromosome 6, AGI_CSIRO_Lferr_CH_V1, whole genome shotgun sequence genome, ACAAAAATTGAAAGAGGAGGGTTTCTGAGAGGAATGAAGAAACAAGAGATGAAACAATTGAATGTTCTGGACTGATGATATGCTTTTTGTAGTAAAAGCCACCTGGAATGGAGGGAGCATGGAGTGGCCACGTATGGAAAAGCTCAAGAAATACAATGACTAAAATGCCATCTGCTAATTGAAGCAAACATGTCGATCCTATGCTAAACCCACGCTTCTataatagttaaaaaaaaatacagtaaTGTTGGCAGCTAAGTTACTTAAAAAGGTAATCCAGGATCTCTTTCCATCCTTCACTAAGAACTTACAGCGGTGTTGGCCTCAACTTTAGAAAAGCCTTCTGAGCATGGAAATTTTAGTGGAATCACCAGTTCATATCTCCTTTTTATAAGAATGAAGCTGAAGCCGGCAATCAGTTGCTGCATCAATCATGTCCTGAATAAAGTACAACACGAAATGATTGCTCAGACGTCCAACATGGAGAACTTCAATTAACTTTGTATCAAAAAGTTACAATAAATCAAAAAGTACCTGAACGAGAGTCCAGCTTCCACCATGCACCACCATCTTCCTTCAAGACAGAAGCACCAACATCCTCTTTATCATCTTCCCCAGGAAAGAATCCATCAGAATCATCACTCTCAACTTCAGAGTAATACATCTTTTTCTCTATCTCTGGATCATAGGTCCACTCCAATCTCTTCAGAACATCTCGGTCCTTCCACCGGCCAACAACCGATACAGCTTCTTTCTTGGCCTTTCCCATCATGATCTCCTGCCACGAGAAAGCAGCATCAGCTGTCCTCTTAAGAGCACCGTCATTGGTATCACCAACAACCACGGTCTTCAAACACCTCAACCTCGCCTCCTTCAACACTTCCACAAAATCAGAATCATCAGACACAAGAACCACATAATCCACCATCCTCTTATCCATTACATCAACTAAATGATTCCTCAACGCGATATCAGCAGCTTGTGGCTTATCCGACACAGTCCTAACCCAAAAACCCGCTCGTTTTAATTCATCCGCCAAACCATACCCAACTTTCGGAGTCAAAACATCCTTAACAGCATACTTATACTTATCCATCTTCATTGCATACTTAGCCACCAACTTCACCCTCATTTTCCCTCTAGACGAATCAATCTGATTCATCCTTTTCGTATGCTCACGTTCGTGAATTTGCTTAAAATGATTAACAAGCTTCTCATTAGTATAAAATCTCCTCCCACAAACTCTACATATATAAGGGTCCTCTACCTTAACAACCCCACGATTTTCCAACGAATTCAAAGTTTTTCGTTCTTTTCTTTGCTGTCTAACTAAAGGAGGAACATAACTAAACGCGTGTCGATTAGCATAAGCTACTGTAAATCTCACTGCCCCAAACTCCCCAGCTGCTTTCTTTAACTTTGTGGCAGCATCAAATGGTGGAAAAGACTTAGGTGGTTTGTTATCCAAATCCCAGAAAATTCCAACACTAGCTTTAACTGGTGAGTCTAAAGAACCAAAACCCAAATGGGGTTTGGATTCAAAGTGACAACATCTTTTACAGAAGCTAATAGCATGTATAAAGGTGCTAACTTTGACACATCTCATCAttcttttagttaaaaaaaaaaaatgaaattgagaCTTTCTTGATACTATagaggccaaaaaaaaaaaccagtaTAGTATTCAAATAATACCACAAAATAACATTGGAGAAAAGGGGTTAGATTCACTGGTCTTACACTCTTACTTCTTCAAATCCAAATTATGTCACTGATAGAATATTTGTTTGTCTATCGTTGTCACAGTTGTTGCTGCAAGAAACTTTGTAGACATGAAATCAAGAATCTATTGGCGGCGAGGGAGCGCTTAATCAATCGGGCTGGGTAATAAATATCCAAATAATTACACGGTTTggccttcaaatggactggtctttcatttttatccttcaaaatgTTAGGCCTAACCGGCCATATTTAAGAGCGCGGCCGTAATTTGGGAATATTAGGATGCGTAGTTTAATTTTGAAGGaaacaaattaaagaccagcccatttgaatagcaaaaattaaagaccagcacaaaatagggaccAAAATGCAAATGACCCATCagcgggcaatttgcaggattgtccttcggtgggtggtttttaatttttggcccttaaattggtgatctttaattttgtccttcgctaaaaCTTTTTTGGTTTCGGATTCGAATTctcgctcagtaaaaaaaattttaaaaaaatcacaaggcagagttttgcatagGTAGAGTTTGCATGCTTCAGGCAGAGTTTTAAACTCTATCTTAAGGTAAAGTTTTGggtaaaactctgccttaaggcagaattttaccTTCAAGGcgaaatttcctttttttttttttttttttttgaactctAGTATCAATCTTAATCTTGGATATTTGCTATTCTTGGGTtaaaaccaccccaaaagaagcccaatccgcgcaaaaaaaaaaaatggccatgagCCTCCCTTTACCATTGGGCTTGTAATTAAGGAATGACACCAGGTGGCCAAGTAATTTTGTGGATATTTGCACAGCATTATTTAAGGCGTAGCcaattttaaaaagggaattgCACCCCTaatcctcctccttctccttcttaGTTATTGGATAATACTATGTTTAGTATCTATatcaatttaaatataaatttttgaatAGGAAAAGTGAATTTAAATTAAGTGGATGTCGTTGAAAAGCTTGAAAATATTAGCAAAATTACCATTGTGTAAGTTTGAAGAAGTGATCTTGAATTTTGAATATGAAAATTGAGTTTAAATCAAGAGAGTATTGTTGGAAAAGCTTTAACACATTGACAAAGATGAACATTGGTAGTTCAAACCTCAAAAGAAGTATTCTCAGTTTTGGacatatatatttgaaacttcATATATTTAACAGTTCAAATTCAAATGCACTTGTTTTGAAGTTTTTGGATTGTCAGGCCAAACTTTATTCGAAATATCGGAAGTTTTGGACTGGCAGGctaaacttgaaaaaaaaaaatgcgagACTTTGTCCTGGCAAGCAAAACTATGGATGTGTATTTCGGAAGTTTGCTTGCACAAATAATATGCCAAATTTCAGGAAAAATTTGAAACTTCACATACAAAATTTTACAACTTTGATCATGCATGTGAAAGCTATTTTGAAATTGCTAAACctacaaaaatttataaaattcaaatatggCTTGAATGAAGGTCCCAAAAGGTAGCCGCTTGTAGTGGTAGAAATTACCCCAGGTAGTCACTTGTAGCAAGCCTATT contains:
- the LOC132059272 gene encoding uncharacterized protein LOC132059272, translating into MMRCVKVSTFIHAISFCKRCCHFESKPHLGFGSLDSPVKASVGIFWDLDNKPPKSFPPFDAATKLKKAAGEFGAVRFTVAYANRHAFSYVPPLVRQQRKERKTLNSLENRGVVKVEDPYICRVCGRRFYTNEKLVNHFKQIHEREHTKRMNQIDSSRGKMRVKLVAKYAMKMDKYKYAVKDVLTPKVGYGLADELKRAGFWVRTVSDKPQAADIALRNHLVDVMDKRMVDYVVLVSDDSDFVEVLKEARLRCLKTVVVGDTNDGALKRTADAAFSWQEIMMGKAKKEAVSVVGRWKDRDVLKRLEWTYDPEIEKKMYYSEVESDDSDGFFPGEDDKEDVGASVLKEDGGAWWKLDSRSGHD